The Prunus persica cultivar Lovell chromosome G8, Prunus_persica_NCBIv2, whole genome shotgun sequence genome includes a region encoding these proteins:
- the LOC18767820 gene encoding potassium transporter 7 — protein sequence MAEEEGLERGEINGGLASMDSIDSRWVFQDEDDSEVDDEEAEDDVRHRTVVDSEDDEDDDNAEQRLIRTGPRIDSFDVEALEVPGALRNEYEDFSLGRKIIIAFQTLGVVFGDVGTSPLYAFSVMFKKAPINGNEDVIGAMSLVLYTLILIPLLKYVLVVLWANDDGEGGTFALYSLICRHAKVSLLPNQLPSDARISSFRLKVPSPELERSLKIKERLEASLTLKKLLLTLVLAGTAMVIADGVVTPAMSVVSAVSGLKIGVDAIKQDQVVMISVTFLVILFSVQKFGTSKVGLAVGPALFIWFCSLGGIGIYNLVKYDSSVLKAFNPVHIYYFFKRNSTKAWYSLGGCLLCATGSEAMFADLCYFSVRSVQLTFVLLVLPCLMLGYLGQAAYLMENPDGAEQAFFSSIPNAVFWPVFLIANIAALIASRAMTTATFSCIKQSMALGCFPRLKIIHTSRKFMGQIYIPVVNWFLLVVCLVSICTISSIDEIGNAYGIAELGVMMMTTILVTIVMLLIWQINIIIVLSFIVIFLGLELTFFSSVLWSVGDGSWIILVFAIIMFFIMFIWNYGSKLKYETEVKQKLSMDLMRELGCNLGTIRAPGIGLLYNELVKGIPAIFGHFLTTLPAIHSMIIFVCIKYVPVPVVPQSERFLFRRVCPKNYHIFRCIARYGYKDVRKESHQTFEQLLIESLEKFIRREAQERSLESDGDDGDIDSEDVTSCSRVLIAPNGSVYSLGVPLLAEYKESSEPISEASTSEEVKPGPPADQTAYDAEQSIERELSFIRKAKESGVVYLLGHGDIRARKDSWFIKKLIINYFYAFLRKNCRRGIANLSVPHSHLMQVGMTYMV from the exons ATGGCCGAGGAGGAAGGTCTCGAGAGGGGCGAGATCAATGGCGGACTAGCATCCATGGACTCCATCGATTCGCGGTGGGTTTTTCAGGACGAGGACGACTCTGAGGTCGACGATGAGGAGGCAGAGGACGATGTGAGGCATCGGACCGTTGTGGATTCGGAGGACGATGAAGACGACGACAATGCCGAGCAGCGCTTGATTCGCACTGGGCCTCGCATCGATTCCTTTGACGTCGAAGCGCTCGAGGTCCCCGGCGCTCTGCGAAACGAATATGAG GATTTCAGTCTTggaaggaaaataataattgctTTTCAGACCCTTGGGGTTGTCTTTGGTGATGTTGGAACAAGTCCATTGTATGCCTTCAGTGTCATGTTTAAAAAGGCACCTATTAATGGAAATGAGGATGTTATTGGAGCAATGTCACTAGTCCTATACACCTTAATCTTGATCCCCCTGCTTAAGTATGTGCTGGTTGTTCTTTGGGCTAATGATGATGGTGAAG GTGGTACATTTGCTTTGTATTCATTGATCTGTCGACATGCTAAGGTCAGTCTTCTTCCAAACCAGCTTCCGTCAGATGCCCGGATATCAAGTTTCAGGCTAAAGGTGCCATCTCCTGAACTCGAGAGATCTTTAAAAATCAAGGAAAGGCTCGAGGCTTCTCTGACTCTGAAAAAGCTTCTTCTGACATTAGTGCTTGCTGGTACTGCTATGGTGATAGCTGATGGGGTTGTTACCCCAGCTATGTCAG TAGTGTCAGCTGTTAGTGGTCTAAAGATTGGAGTAGATGCAATTAAGCAAG ATCAAGTGGTGATGATTTCAGTTACCtttcttgtaattttattCAGTGTACAGAAATTTGGGACAAGTAAAGTTGGACTGGCTGTAGGCCCTGCCTTATTCATATGGTTTTGTTCCCTTGGGGGCATTGGGATTTACAACCTTGTTAAATATGACAGCAGTGTGTTGAAGGCATTCAATCCTGTTCACATCTATTACTTCTTCAAGAGGAACTCGACTAAGGCTTGGTATTCTCTTGGGGGTTGTCTTCTGTGCGCTACAG GTTCTGAGGCAATGTTTGCGGATCTTTGCTACTTTTCTGTTCGATCAGTCCAG CTTAcgtttgtgcttcttgttTTGCCATGCCTTATGTTGGGTTATTTGGGTCAAGCTGCATACCTTATGGAGAACCCAGATGGAGCTGAGCaagctttcttttcttctattcCAA ATGCTGTTTTCTGGCCTGTGTTCCTCATTGCTAACATTGCTGCATTGATTGCTAGTCGTGCAATGACGACGGCCACATTTTCATGCATAAAACAATCGATGGCACTTGGTTGTTTCCCTCGCCTTAAAATCATACATACCTCCCGGAAATTCATGGGGCAAATTTATATCCCTGTCGTGAATTGGTTTTTGCTGGTGGTTTGCCTGGTGTCTATCTGCACTATTTCAAGCATTGATGAGATTGGAAATGCATATG GCATTGCTGAGCTAggagtgatgatgatgacgaccATTTTAGTAACAATTGTTATGCTTCTTATATGGCAGATAAACATTATCATCGTGCTGAGTTTCATAGTAATTTTCCTGGGGTTGGAATTGACCTTTTTCTCGTCAGTTTTGTGGAGTGTGGGAGATGGAAGTTGGATAATTTTGGTCTTTGccataattatgttttttataATGTTTATCTGGAACTATGGAAGCAAGCTTAAGTATGAAACTGAAGTCAAGCAAAAGCTGTCAATGGATTTGATGCGGGAATTGGGTTGCAATCTTGGGACAATCAGAGCACCGGGAATTGGCTTGCTTTATAATGAGTTGGTGAAGGGAATACCAGCAATTTTTGGCCATTTTCTAACCACACTTCCAGCAATCCACTCGATGATCATATTTGTATGTATAAAGTATGTTCCAGTTCCTGTAGTGCCTCAAAGTGAAAGGTTTCTTTTCCGGCGTGTCTGCCCAAAAAACTACCACATATTTCGTTGCATTGCCAG GTATGGCTACAAGGATGTTCGTAAAGAAAGTCACCAGACATTTGAACAGCTACTAATTGAGAGCCTTGAGAAATTCATTCGTCGGGAAGCTCAGGAGCGGTCACTAGAGAGTGATGGGGATGATGGTGATATAGACTCTGAGGACGTGACTTCGTGCTCAAGAGTTCTCATAGCTCCCAACGGAAGTGTCTACTCACTTGGTGTTCCTCTCCTGGCTGAGTACAAGGAGTCAAGTGAGCCTATATCAGAAGCAAGCACATCAGAGGAGGTGAAGCCAGGGCCTCCTGCAGACCAGACAGCTTATGATGCTGAGCAGAGTATTGAGAGGGAACTATCTTTTATACGCAAGGCCAAAGAATCGGGGGTTGTCTATCTTCTTGGTCACGGGGATATTAGGGCCAGGAAAGATTCCTGGTTTATTAAGAAGTTAATCATCAATTACTTCTACGCCTTCTTGAGAAAAAATTGCAGGAGGGGGATTGCCAATTTGAGCGTACCCCATTCGCATCTAATGCAGGTTGGGATGACATATATGGTTTGA
- the LOC109950822 gene encoding uncharacterized protein K02A2.6-like, whose product MKKDARDFVKKCHTCQVHANLSHKPPTLLQDMRTPWPFHTWGLDLIGTIHPPSDGYIWILTATEYFTKWVEAIPLRKATGAAVSNFIREYIVCRFGIPYKMVTDNGTPFVNKQVSSTLNGYGIKHRHSTPYYSQGNGQAEATNKTILRILSKMVYEYKGNWSIHLPDALWAYRTSPRGATSFSPYSLVYGSDAISPVEITIPTARVSAVNDLKWDAKSCSDWRVLDLEAVDEKRMEAERKMALYHRTTAQAYNRTVKPQAFKQGDLMLKVVEHVKRQISGPSKFAPQWEGPFAVKEVHSSGYYHLISVKEGTLTDPINGKWLKPYYC is encoded by the coding sequence ATGAAGAAAGATGCACGTGACTTTGTTAAGAAATGCCACACATGCCAGGTCCATGCTAATTTAAGCCATAAACCTCCAACACTGTTACAGGATATGCGCACCCCTTGGCCTTTTCATACATGGGGGCTTGATTTGATTGGGACAATCCATCCTCCTTCCGACGGTTACATATGGATTCTTACAGCTACAGAATATTTCACGAAATGGGTCGAGGCAATTCCTCTTCGAAAAGCCACAGGGGCTGCTGTCTCGAATTTCATTCGAGAATACATCGTGTGCAGATTTGGAATTCCATACAAAATGGTTACCGATAATGGCACGCCTTTTGTCAACAAACAGGTAAGCTCGACACTCAATGGTTACGGTATCAAGCATCGTCACTCCACACCTTACTACTCACAAGGAAATGGTCAAGCAGAAGCTACCAACAAGACAATATTGAGAATTCTGAGCAAGATGGTATATGAGTATAAGGGGAATTGGAGCATTCATCTGCCAGACGCTTTGTGGGCTTACCGTACCTCACCAAGGGGTGCTACCAGTTTTTCGCCTTACTCACTCGTATATGGGTCTGATGCCATCTCACCTGTGGAAATCACCATCCCCACGGCTAGAGTGTCGGCTGTCAATGATCTTAAATGGGATGCAAAATCATGCTCGGATTGGCGTGTGTTAGACCTCGAAGCAGTGGATGAAAAGAGGATGGAAGCCGAAAGGAAAATGGCACTTTATCACAGGACTACTGCCCAAGCATACAACAGGACCGTTAAGCCTCAAGCTTTCAAGCAAGGAGATCTCATGCTAAAAGTTGTCGAGCATGTGAAAAGACAGATATCGGGACCTTCCAAGTTTGCCCCGCAATGGGAGGGTCCATTCGCAGTCAAAGAAGTACACAGCAGTGGCTATTACCACTTGATCTCTGTCAAGGAAGGCACGCTAACGGATCCcatcaatggaaaatggcTCAAGCCCTACTATTGCTAA